The following is a genomic window from Candidatus Zixiibacteriota bacterium.
TAACGGTGCGGCAGGGGTCGGCCTTTGCCCCGGCCGAGTGGTTCTCAGCGGCGGCGTTCACCGACAATCTGCACGTGTGGGCGGTCGGGCGCACGGGGCTGCCCCCTTACTACTTGTTGGTGGTGCGGACGAGCGACGGCGGGGAATCGTGGGAGCGCTTTGAGTTCCCCGACAACCCGCCCGACCCGGACAACCCGGCGCCGGACACGGCCTGGGGCAAGAACGTCGTCTTCCTCGATGATCTGACCGGCTACATCTGCGCCGGCGACAGCATCCTCTACACGACCACGGGAGGCGCGAGCTGGGTCAAGCAGGCCAGCCCCGACACCGTGACCCCGCCGCGAACCATCCACGACCTGAGTTTCGCGGACGCGACCCACGCCTGGGCGGTCGGCAAGAACGGCCTGATTCTGCAGACGACCGACGGGCTGACCTGGGAGATTCCGACGGATACGGTCAAGACCACCCTGTGGGCCGTCGACTGCTTTGACGCCAACGGCGTGGTGGCGGTCGGCAACGGCGGCGAGATCTGGCGGACCACCGACGGCGGGACCACCTGGAGCAAGGTTTCATCGCCGACGAAAAGCACGTTGATCGACGTGAGTTTTGTCGACGCCCAGTCGGGCAAGGCGGTCGGGCAGAACGGAACCGTTCTGAGCACCGGCGACGGCGGCCGCACATGGACCGTCCAGGCTTCCCCCACCGCCGAGACGCTCATCGGGGTGGAGATGATCGATCGCAATGTCGGCTGGATTGTCGGCGGACACGCTCCCGATGCCTCCGGGGTGATGCTGCGCACGACGACCGGCGGCAACTGATTCCCGACCGTCCGGCCGCTTGCGGCGGCCGGCGCACGGAGTGAAATGACCAAGGCGGGCCCGATGGCCCGCCTTCTCTTTTGAATATGTGCGCCTCCGCCGGGCGCGTTCAATCCTTCCAGTCGGCGATGAAGACGTTGGTCTCGCCCGGGACCGCGTTGTCGCGGTTCGAACAGAACACCAGCGTCCGGCCGTCCCGCGAGAACATCGGAAAACCGTCGAATGTCTCGTTGTAGGTGATCCGTTCGACAGTCTTGGTGGCGACCTCGACCATGAACAGGTCGAAGTTGCGCCCGCCGGGGTCGGCCAGATTCGAGCAGAAGATGACGCGGCGGCCGTCGGGGTGGAAATACGGCGCGAAGTTGGCGGCGCCGTTGTCGGTCACCTGGATGGGTGTGCGGTCGGCCAGATTCATCACATAGATCTCAAGCTTGCCGGGCCGGATGAGTCCCTGGGCGAGGAGCCGCTGATAGTCGGCCAGGGCCTCGCCCTCCGGGCGCGAGGCCCGCCACACGATCCACTCCCCGTCGGCCGAGAAAAACCCGCCGCCGTCATACCCCGGCGCGTGCGTGAGCTGTTCGACACGGCCGCCGTCGGGATCCATCATGTACAGCTCGAGGTCGCCCGAGCGCACCGAGGTGAACAGGATCTTGTCCCCCTTCGGCGAATAGACGCACTCGGCGTCGTACCCCGGCGTGTCGGTCAGCCGCACCGGGTCGGAACCGTCGGCGTTAGCCCGGAAAATGTCGTAGGTCTCATGGAGCGCCCAGACGTACCCCTGCGACATGTCCGGTTTGGGCGGACAGGTGTCGCCCCCGAGGTGGGTCGAGGCGTAGATGATGTGGCGGCCGTCCGGCGAGAGGAAGGAGCAGGTCGTGGCCCCCTTCCCCGTCGACACCATCCGCACCTCGGAACCGTCAACATTCATCGTGAAAATCTGATCGCACGACATGGTGTCCCGCATCGACTGGAAGCAGAGCCTGGTGGCGTCGGCGTTGAAATAGGCTTCGGCGTTCTGGCCGCCGAAAGTGAGCTGGCGGATGCGGTCGAGATGCCGCTCGCCCCGGAAGTGGGTGGCGTAGGTGAGCGTGTCGGCCGCCGTTTTCGGAGCGGCGCTCCGGTCCACCTCTTTCACACACCCCGCCGCCAAAACGAGAGCCGCGAGCACTGCGAAGATTCCTTTCACCCGGTCCTCCATCAAATGCTGTTGCCAATGAAGAGGTTATGCTGCATATATGTCTAAGAAAAATCAACCGGGAGCCAAAGTACAATGAGAATTACGCTCTTTGTCATGGTCCTGTCACTGGCGATCGGAACCGCCGCGGGGGAGTCCGAAACCGACGTCCTCGGCCGAATCCTCGGCGAAGTGGGATTCACGCGCGCGGATCTCGGCTACCACCCCGCGGGCTACTGGAACCGCTTCCCGCTTGACGTTCCCTACCGGCTGACCTCGTTCGATGCGCTCTTTGCCGAACCGCTGAAGCTGTACGACTACGCCACAACCATGGGGAACGCCGTCGAGCTGTACCTTGATCCAACCTACGCCGACACGGCTTCCGACGGTCTCTACCAGTTGGTGTACAACCTGGGGGTCGACAGAAAACTGGGGGGCTTCCGCTCCTACTCGGCGAACCTGCGGCCGGCCCCGGCGGGGGAAGAGCCGCTGGTCGACGCGGTGGAGGGGCTCTACGCGCTGGCCGGCCGCGACACCGAGTTCTACACCTTCGGCAACCGCGCCGAATCGCCCGACATGACCGCGGAGATCCGACAGAAAACCGCGCGTCTCCCGGACTCGGTGCAGGTTGTCCTCGCGGGGCTGATTGTGAATCTCACGGATGCGATTCGCTGGCGCGCGACGGCGCTGCGCAACTGCGACGTTGCGGACCTCGAGGCTGCGCTGGCGATCCGCGACCTGGCGAGCACGCAGGGGGACGGGATGGTGTACTACCCGGAGCTGGACGATATCGCCGCCGCGATCGATCTTCCCTCGATGCACTACGCCGCCTTGAAGACGGCGGCCGCAGCCGAGAGCGCCGAGCGCGCCCTGCGCCGATTCGCCCGCGCGGTCCCCGACGATTTCACCGCGGAACTCCCCACGCCTTTCGGGACGATCGCCCTGTTCTCTTCGGTCGCCCGGTCCGAGCGGATGGCCCCGCCCCGCCTCTTCGGCGAACTGCGCGCCTCGCTCCCGCAGTGGACGGAGTATGATGCGACCAACACGCTCCTCGTCGTCGATTTCGGCCGCCGGATGATCTACCAGGGGACGCCGGGCGCGGCGGCGTCGCTGGGAAACCCCGTGTCGGTGGTGATCGATCTCGGCGGCGACGATTACTACGGCCGCGAGCGCGCCCAGTACCCGCCTGCGGCCGGTGTCGGGCTGTGCGGGGTCGGCCTGGTGATCGACAGCGAGGGGGACGACCGCTACGAAGGCTCCACCTATGCCCAGGGGGCCGGGCTGTTCGGAGTGGGCGTGCTGCTCGACCGCGCGGGGAATGACGAGTACCGCGCCGAACTGTCGAGCCAGGGAGCCGGGTATTTCGGGATCGGGCTCTGCCTCGACGGCGTCGGCGACGACACCTACTACCTGTGCGGCGACGGCCAGGGGATGGGCGGGGTTGGCGGAGGGGTGGGCGTGTGCGCCTCCTTCGGCGGCGACGACCGCTACACCGCCGAACCGCTGGCTGAGAAATACAACCGCGGCGACTACCACTCCCAGAACAAGATCAACGGCAACAACGCCCAGGGGGCCGGGTTCGGACGGCGCGGCGACGGTTCCGACGGCCATGCGTGGGCCGGCGGCCTCGGCGCGCTCATCGATATCAACGGCGACGACCGCTACTACTCCGGCAACTGGACGCTCGGGATCGGCTACTGGTTCGCCACCGGGATCGCGTACGACAAACGCGGCGACGACCTCTACGAATCCTGCTACTTCACCCAGGGTTCGGGAGCCCACTACTGCAACGGCATCCTCATCGATGAAGGCGGGAACGACCGGCACGAACTGTACGAGACGGCCGGGGCGGGGCTCGGATTCGGCTGGGATTTCACCAACGCCCTCCTCGTCAACAAGGGCGGCAACGACGTCTACCGGGCGAAGATGATCTCGATGGGGCTGGCCCAGATCCGCTCCAACGCCTTCCTCATCGACATTGGCGGCGACGATGCGTACTATCTAGGACAAGGGACGCCCGGTCTGGGCGAAGCCACGTTCCGCGAGGGGTACGACCGGCCCGGCCGGCTGACGACCTACTACGCCTACGCCTCGTCCTTCGGCGGTTTCATCGACATCGGCGGCCGCGACCGGTACGTGTCGTTTACGGACAGCGGGGAGACGACACATCCGTGGGCGGCCGACGATACGCTCTGGTTTCGGCCGGCCCGCACGGATTCGCTCTTCGGACACAACAACTACGGCGTTGGAGTGGACGCAGAAGCCGGGGCGGTTCCGGAACTGGAGAAGTGGAAGTGAATGACATCCGGCCTAATCACGGCGGGAGTGGACATCCAAATCAATAGACACCCCGGGCAGGCACCCGGCCAGGGTCGGTTTCCTGCCCCGCGAGTGTATTTTCGCGAGCGCGCCGGATTTCGCCTTCCGGCGAGAGGGAGGGATCGGGGAGGATCCCGATCGGGCCGTGTCGGTTTGCCCATACCTTGTGCTTCATGTCATCGGTGAACAGCTATCGGCAGCGGCTTTCCCGGCGCTCTCCCGTAGCTCGGTCCCGTCCCCGATGGCCGATCCGGACAGGCCGAACATGAATCTTTCTCGGTGGTGATCAGACCGAGGCCGAAGCTGGACCCGCCCATCTCAAGATTGGCAAATCGCAGCACACGTCCCTTAGAGGCGGGATTGGCCGCCGGCTCAACTCACCCGCCCGGCTCCACGCCGGAGAGTACCTTGCGCAGATAGGGCAGCCGGTCGCGCTCGCCGATGCGGCCGAGATCGAGCATGATCTGCACCCGTCCGATCATGGAAAACTCCATCGGGCAATCGGCCCCCTGGCGGAGCGCCTCAACCGTCCGGCGCGTCAGTTGTCGGCCCTCCTCGAGGAACAGGGAGACGCGGCCGGCGGCCATTTTCACTTTCTCGACCTTCATCGCGCCGGCGAGGATCTTCACGGCGGTGGCGTCGAACAGGTTCACCGCCGACTGGGGCTGGGCGCCGAACCGGTCGGTCACCTCGTCGCGGATCCGCTCCACATCGTCCAGCGTCCGGCCGTCGGCGAGGCGGCGATAGATATCGACCTTCTGCTGGCGGTCGTTGATGTACTCATCGGGGAGGTGGAGTTCGAGGTCGAGTTCGAGCTTGGTGTCGGGGGGACGGACGAGTTCTTCGCCTTTGAGCTCGGCGATGGCCTCTTCGAGCAGCTTATTGTACATGTCGAAGCCGATCTCCTCGATGTACCCGGATTGCCTCGGCCCGAGCAGGGTTCCGGCGCCGCGGATTTCGAGATCGCGCATGGCCAGGGCGAACCCGGCGCCGAGGTCGGAGTGGGCCTCGAGCGCGCGCAGGCGCTTGATCGCCTCCGGCTGGAGCTGCTTGACCGGCGGGGTCATCAGGTAGGCGTAGGCGCGGGTGGCGCTCCGCCCGACCCGCCCGCGCATCTGGTAGAGCTGGGCCAGCCCGAACCGGTCGGCGCGGTTGATGATGATCGTGTTGGCGTTCGGGATATCGAGGCCGGATTCGATGATCGAGGTGCACAGGAGCACGTTGTAGCGTCGGGCAAGGAAGGCGAGCATGATCCCCTCGAGCGACCGCTCGTGCATCTGGCCGTGGGCGATGGCGATTTCGGCCTGCGGGACAATCTTCTTGAGGTAGTGGTGCATCGCCTCGATTGTTTGCACCCGGTTGTGGACGAAGAACACCTGGCCGCCGCGGCCGATCTCCCGCAGGATGGCGGTGGCGATGATCGCCGGGTCGAATTCGACGATCTCGGTGATGATGGGGAGGCGGTCCTTGGGCGAGGTGTTGATAATGCTCATGTCGCGGACGCTCATGAGCGACATGTGGAGCGTGCGCGGAATCGGCGTCGCCGACATCGCCAGCGTGTCGACCGCCGCTTTCAGGTGCCGGAGTTTCTCCTTGTGGCGGACGCCGAAGCGGTGCTCTTCGTCGACAATGAGCAGACCGATGTTGGGGATGAAGATATCGCTGCTGAGCAGCCGATGGGTACCGATCACGAGATCGACCCGGCCCGCGGCGAGATCCTCCACCACCGCGCGCTGCTGCTTGGCCGTCCGGAACCGCGAGAGCATCTCCACGCGCATCGGGAATTCGGCGAGCCGTTCGGTGAACGTCTGGAAGTGCTGCTGGGCGAGAATGGTGGTCGGCACCAGCACCGCGACCTGCTTGCCGCGCTCGATCGCCTTGAACGCCGCCCGCACCGCCACCTCGGTCTTGCCGTAGCCGACATCGCCCACAATCAACCGGTCCATCGGCTGTTCGCGGGCCATGTCTCTCTTGACGTCTGCAATCGCCTTGAGCTGGTCGGGAGTCTCCTCATACCGGAACGAGGTCTCCAGCTGGCGCAGCCAGGTGGTATCCTCGCCGAAGGAGAAACCGGGCGCGCTCCGGCGCCGGGCGTACAGTTTCAGGAGATCGGCGGCCATGTCGGCGATCGCCTTCTTGGTCCGCACCTTGAGCTTGTCCCACTGGGGGCCGCCCAGGCGGGTCAGCTGCGGCGCGGTGTCTTTTCCGGCGTATTTGGAGACGCGATTGAACTCTTCGATCGGGACATAGAGCTTGTCGTTGTCTTCGTAAAGGAGGGCGAGGCAGTCGCGGTTGCGGCCGTCGACCACGAGCGTCTCCAGCCCGAGGTATTTCGCGATGCCGTGATCGGTGTGGACGACGAAATCTCCGCGGTTGAGCGCAGAGTAGTCGGAGATCGCGACGCCCTCGCGGAACTTCTTGCGCCGCACGCGGCGGTGGTGGCGGCCGAATATCTCGTGGTCGGTGAGCACGGCGAAACGCCCGGCGGGACAGACAAACCCTCCTTTGAGGTCGGCCGGCTCGATCACCGGCCGGCTCTCCGGGCCGAGCCGCTCGCCGATCAGCTCATCGAGCCGCTCGGCCTGGCTCTCGGTGTCGGTGGCGACGAAGTGGACCATCCCGAGCGCGTCAAACTCGCGCGCCGTCTCGGCCAGCAGGTCAAGGCGCGAGCCCAGCGAGGGGTGCGGCCTGCAACCGAAGTCGATGACGTCGCGGCGGCCGCCGCGGAAAGGGGCGTGGTCGATGCGGGGGTGGGCGGCCAGCCAGGCAAAGGCGCCCTCGACCGAGTGGTAGTAGGCCTCGGGCGCGGGAAGCTTCTCCAGCCGCCCCTTGAGCCGCTGGTAGAGACCCCGCCCCTCGGCGAGGATCCCCTCCGCCTCGTCGCGGAGCAAGTGCTCCCCTTCGAGCCAGACGACGGTGTCCGGCGGCAGGTACTCGCGGAGCGACCCGGGGCGGACACCGAACAGGATCGCCAGCCACTCGAGCCCCGGCAGCTCGGGGTCGTTGAGGTAGCGGTCGCGGATGTAGTCGGCATCGTGCTCCGGCAGCGCCGCGAGGTATTGCTCGACTGTCTCCATGGTGATCGGCACCTCCCGGCGCGGGAGGAGGTTGACCCGGTCGACGCGGCCGATGGTGCGCTGGGAGCCGACGTCGAAGAGACGGATGGTGTCGACGTCGTCGCCGAAGAATTCGACGCGCGAGGGAGCGGTCGAGCCGGGGGAGAAGAAGTCGACCAGCCCGCCGCGGAGGGCGAAGTCGCCGACTTCCTCGACCACCGGGACGCGCCGGAAACCGAGCGCGACCAGGCGGCGCACGAGGTCATCGAGGTCGGCCGCCCGTCCGACTTCGAGCCGGACCCGGCTTTTTTCGAGATGGTCGCGGGCGATCGTCGGTTCGAGCACGGCCCGCAGCGGGGCGACCACGGCCGCCAGCCGGTTGTCCATGAGGTCGGCCAGCGACGAAATCCGCCTCCCCATGACCTCCCCCTGCGGCGCCTTGAAGTCGTACGGGAGGACCTGGCGGGCGGGGTAGTGGCCGACGCGGTCCGGGCCGAGCAGCACCGCCAGATCGTCCGCCAGATCGGCCGCCTGCTCGGAGGTGACGGTCACCGCCAGCACCGGTCGGCCGAGCGTATCGGTCAGGGCGCGAAGGAGGAAAGCGGGCGCCGAGCCGGCCAGCCCGGCGATCGGAACCGGTTCGGCCGGGCCCTCTTCAAGGCGGGCGGCCAGTTCCCGCGCCGGGGCGTATTCGAGCCACCGGCCGATGACCTGCCGGAGGCGGCTGTGGGTGGTGTGCGAACGATCCGTGCCGGTGGTCATGCGCTGTAGCTGCTTTCGTTCCCGCGGGCGGTCAGGCCCGCGCCAAACACAAAAACCCCTGGCCGTCGCCGACCGGGGAGGGTGGTTCACTCGTCGCTGGTATTATACACCGCCGGCGGGGCGGATGCCAGTTTTTTGCGCGCTCACTCCTGCGCTTCGGCCAGCGCCATCAGGTCGGCGCCCACTTCCATCTGATCGTACGCCATTGAGGCGTGTTCATAGAGCACGACGATCGTCACGCGGCGGTTGCGGGCGTCGGCCGGGTTGTCGGCGATCATCGGGAACTGCTCGGCGAACCCGCGCACCTCGCGCACCTGGCCGTCCCACAGCCCGTGCGCTTCCAGCAGTTCGCGGGCGGCGTTGGCCCGGTCGGCCGACAGCTCCCAGTTGGTATAGAGGAGGTCGCCGGTGTAGGCGGCGTCGGTGTGCCCTTCGAGCACAATCCGGTTCTGAAGGTGCCCGAGCTCCCCGGCGATCGTCATGAGAATCACCGCGCTCTGGCGCAGGAGTTTGGCCGAGCCGGGTTCGAAGAACGCCGGAGACTCGGCCGACTCATTGAGGATGATCCGCAGCCCCTCGGAGGTCAACTGCATCTTGACGTTGTCGCGGAGGCGGTGGAAAGCCTCCTGCTGCTCAAGCTGGCTGATGATCTTGAGGGCGGCCTCTTTCATCTGCTTCTTCTCCATTTCGGAGGGGCCGCCGCCGGATTTGTCGCTTTCGTTCTTGAGCATCCCGGAGGGGGTATCTTTCTCGGTGATGGCGGAGCGCGAGCCTTTCAGGACGCCGGCGCCCCCCTGCTCGAGGTATTTGCCGGGATCGCGGAAGTAGCCGCCGACCGCTTCCCGCACCTCGGGTTTCTGCCCGACCAGCCACATGACCAGGAAGAAGGCCATCATGGCGGTCATGAAGTCGGCGAAGGCGACTTTCCAGGCCCCGCCGTGGTGCCCGCCGTGCACGTGCTTCTTGCGCCGTATGATGATCGGTTGTTCGTCGGCCATGGCTGCCGTCACCGCTTCTTGGTCTCGTTACAGGCTTTCTCGAGTTCGAGAAACGCGGGCCGGACCTCGGCGTAGAGGGAGCGGCGGGCGAACTCGACGGCGATGACGCCGGCAACGCCCTTGTGAAAGGACAGGAG
Proteins encoded in this region:
- the mfd gene encoding transcription-repair coupling factor; its protein translation is MTTGTDRSHTTHSRLRQVIGRWLEYAPARELAARLEEGPAEPVPIAGLAGSAPAFLLRALTDTLGRPVLAVTVTSEQAADLADDLAVLLGPDRVGHYPARQVLPYDFKAPQGEVMGRRISSLADLMDNRLAAVVAPLRAVLEPTIARDHLEKSRVRLEVGRAADLDDLVRRLVALGFRRVPVVEEVGDFALRGGLVDFFSPGSTAPSRVEFFGDDVDTIRLFDVGSQRTIGRVDRVNLLPRREVPITMETVEQYLAALPEHDADYIRDRYLNDPELPGLEWLAILFGVRPGSLREYLPPDTVVWLEGEHLLRDEAEGILAEGRGLYQRLKGRLEKLPAPEAYYHSVEGAFAWLAAHPRIDHAPFRGGRRDVIDFGCRPHPSLGSRLDLLAETAREFDALGMVHFVATDTESQAERLDELIGERLGPESRPVIEPADLKGGFVCPAGRFAVLTDHEIFGRHHRRVRRKKFREGVAISDYSALNRGDFVVHTDHGIAKYLGLETLVVDGRNRDCLALLYEDNDKLYVPIEEFNRVSKYAGKDTAPQLTRLGGPQWDKLKVRTKKAIADMAADLLKLYARRRSAPGFSFGEDTTWLRQLETSFRYEETPDQLKAIADVKRDMAREQPMDRLIVGDVGYGKTEVAVRAAFKAIERGKQVAVLVPTTILAQQHFQTFTERLAEFPMRVEMLSRFRTAKQQRAVVEDLAAGRVDLVIGTHRLLSSDIFIPNIGLLIVDEEHRFGVRHKEKLRHLKAAVDTLAMSATPIPRTLHMSLMSVRDMSIINTSPKDRLPIITEIVEFDPAIIATAILREIGRGGQVFFVHNRVQTIEAMHHYLKKIVPQAEIAIAHGQMHERSLEGIMLAFLARRYNVLLCTSIIESGLDIPNANTIIINRADRFGLAQLYQMRGRVGRSATRAYAYLMTPPVKQLQPEAIKRLRALEAHSDLGAGFALAMRDLEIRGAGTLLGPRQSGYIEEIGFDMYNKLLEEAIAELKGEELVRPPDTKLELDLELHLPDEYINDRQQKVDIYRRLADGRTLDDVERIRDEVTDRFGAQPQSAVNLFDATAVKILAGAMKVEKVKMAAGRVSLFLEEGRQLTRRTVEALRQGADCPMEFSMIGRVQIMLDLGRIGERDRLPYLRKVLSGVEPGG
- a CDS encoding PD40 domain-containing protein, which translates into the protein MEDRVKGIFAVLAALVLAAGCVKEVDRSAAPKTAADTLTYATHFRGERHLDRIRQLTFGGQNAEAYFNADATRLCFQSMRDTMSCDQIFTMNVDGSEVRMVSTGKGATTCSFLSPDGRHIIYASTHLGGDTCPPKPDMSQGYVWALHETYDIFRANADGSDPVRLTDTPGYDAECVYSPKGDKILFTSVRSGDLELYMMDPDGGRVEQLTHAPGYDGGGFFSADGEWIVWRASRPEGEALADYQRLLAQGLIRPGKLEIYVMNLADRTPIQVTDNGAANFAPYFHPDGRRVIFCSNLADPGGRNFDLFMVEVATKTVERITYNETFDGFPMFSRDGRTLVFCSNRDNAVPGETNVFIADWKD
- a CDS encoding OmpA family protein — protein: MADEQPIIIRRKKHVHGGHHGGAWKVAFADFMTAMMAFFLVMWLVGQKPEVREAVGGYFRDPGKYLEQGGAGVLKGSRSAITEKDTPSGMLKNESDKSGGGPSEMEKKQMKEAALKIISQLEQQEAFHRLRDNVKMQLTSEGLRIILNESAESPAFFEPGSAKLLRQSAVILMTIAGELGHLQNRIVLEGHTDAAYTGDLLYTNWELSADRANAARELLEAHGLWDGQVREVRGFAEQFPMIADNPADARNRRVTIVVLYEHASMAYDQMEVGADLMALAEAQE